The following coding sequences are from one Bradyrhizobium sp. WSM471 window:
- the ndk gene encoding nucleoside-diphosphate kinase → MAIERTFSIIKPDATARNLTGAVNAVIEKAGLRIVAQKRIRMTKEQAETFYAVHKARPFFGELVDFMTSGPVVVQVLEGEGAVSKYRDVMGATDPSKAADGTIRKLYAKSIGENSAHGSDAPETAAIEIAQFFSGNEIVG, encoded by the coding sequence ATGGCCATCGAACGCACCTTCTCGATCATCAAGCCCGACGCCACCGCGCGTAACCTCACCGGTGCGGTTAACGCCGTGATCGAGAAGGCGGGCCTGCGTATCGTCGCGCAGAAGCGCATCCGCATGACCAAGGAACAGGCCGAGACCTTCTATGCGGTCCACAAGGCGCGCCCCTTCTTCGGTGAGCTCGTGGACTTCATGACGTCCGGCCCCGTGGTGGTCCAGGTGCTAGAAGGCGAGGGTGCCGTCTCCAAGTATCGCGACGTGATGGGCGCGACCGATCCGTCCAAGGCGGCTGACGGGACCATCCGCAAGCTCTACGCAAAGTCGATCGGCGAGAACTCCGCGCACGGTTCGGATGCGCCGGAAACCGCTGCGATCGAGATCGCGCAGTTCTTCTCGGGTAACGAGATCGTCGGCTGA
- a CDS encoding type I secretion system permease/ATPase translates to MTTNAVSTDTGLDALLTLLHLQGVAADREQLRHRLGAASFGAADIVRCARSLGLKARIYRTRWSRLSDTPLPAIAMLRDGGFMVIAKASADKVLVQSPEAQRPVLMDRDELSAIWDGGLILMVRRAGLSDLGRHFDITWFIGAIGKYRRLLSEVLAASFFLQLFALVSPLFFQVVIDKVLVHRSLSTLDVLVIGLVVVSLFDTVLGILRNYLFAHTTNRIDVELGARLFHHLLALPMAWFQARRVGDSVARVRELENIRNFITSSSLTLLIDLVFTSVFLAVMFAYSAQMSFIVLASFPFYIAISAVATPLFRRRLDEKFRRGAENQAFLVESVSGIETLKAMAVEPQMQRRWEEQLAGYVSASFGVTSLGNTASQLVQLVSKVVTAAILYVGARLVIGDALTVGELVAFNIFAGRVSAPVLRLAQVWQDFHQARLSIARLGDILNSAAEPAYSAARAGLPPIRGNIRFEHVSFRYRPDGAEILHDVSFDIPAGQTVGIVGSSGSGKSTFAKLVQRLYVPQSGRVLVDGMDLMTTDPAGLRRQIGIVLQDNMLFNRSVRDNIALADPSLPMARIIDAAKLAGAHDFILELPEGYDTVVGERGSTLSGGQRQRIAIARALVGDPRILIFDEATSALDYESERIIHDNMKEIAKGRTVLIIAHRLSTVRGADRIFTLERGRLVEDGTHDALIKTGGRYAALHRLQGGIYEVG, encoded by the coding sequence ATGACGACGAATGCGGTCTCCACCGACACGGGGCTCGATGCGTTGCTGACGCTGCTGCATCTGCAAGGTGTTGCGGCCGATCGCGAGCAGCTAAGGCACCGGCTGGGCGCGGCAAGCTTCGGCGCAGCGGATATCGTCCGCTGCGCGAGGTCTCTCGGGCTTAAAGCCCGAATCTATCGAACGCGGTGGAGCCGTCTGTCGGACACCCCGCTGCCTGCGATCGCAATGCTGCGGGACGGCGGCTTCATGGTCATCGCAAAGGCCTCCGCCGACAAGGTGCTGGTGCAGTCCCCGGAGGCGCAGCGGCCGGTGCTGATGGATCGCGACGAGCTGAGCGCGATCTGGGACGGCGGCTTGATCCTGATGGTCCGGCGCGCCGGCCTGTCCGACCTCGGGCGGCACTTCGATATCACCTGGTTCATCGGCGCGATCGGCAAATACCGGCGGCTGCTGAGCGAAGTGCTGGCGGCTTCGTTCTTCCTCCAGCTTTTTGCGCTGGTCTCGCCGCTGTTCTTCCAGGTCGTCATCGACAAGGTGCTGGTGCACCGCTCGCTGTCCACGCTCGACGTCCTCGTCATCGGCCTCGTCGTCGTCTCCCTGTTCGACACCGTGCTCGGGATCCTGCGCAATTACCTGTTTGCGCACACGACCAACCGCATCGATGTCGAGCTCGGGGCACGTCTGTTTCACCATCTGCTGGCACTGCCGATGGCCTGGTTTCAGGCCAGGCGCGTCGGAGATTCCGTGGCCCGGGTCCGTGAGCTCGAGAACATCCGCAATTTCATCACCAGCTCGTCACTGACGCTTCTCATCGACCTGGTCTTCACCTCGGTGTTTCTGGCGGTGATGTTCGCCTATTCGGCGCAGATGAGCTTCATCGTGCTGGCATCATTCCCGTTCTACATCGCGATCTCGGCCGTGGCGACGCCGCTGTTTCGCCGCAGGCTGGACGAGAAATTCCGCCGTGGCGCCGAGAACCAGGCCTTCCTGGTCGAGAGCGTCAGCGGCATCGAAACGCTGAAGGCAATGGCGGTCGAGCCGCAGATGCAGCGTCGCTGGGAAGAGCAGCTCGCCGGCTATGTTTCCGCAAGCTTCGGTGTCACCAGCCTCGGCAACACGGCAAGCCAGCTCGTGCAGCTCGTCAGCAAGGTCGTCACCGCCGCCATTCTCTATGTCGGCGCCAGACTCGTGATCGGTGACGCCTTGACCGTCGGCGAGCTCGTGGCCTTCAACATCTTCGCGGGGCGGGTGTCGGCCCCGGTGCTGCGGCTCGCGCAGGTCTGGCAGGATTTTCATCAGGCGCGACTGTCGATCGCGCGGCTCGGCGACATCCTCAACAGCGCCGCGGAGCCGGCTTACTCCGCCGCCCGTGCGGGGCTGCCGCCGATCCGGGGCAACATCCGCTTCGAGCACGTGTCTTTCCGCTACCGGCCCGATGGGGCGGAGATCCTGCACGATGTCTCATTCGATATTCCAGCCGGACAAACCGTCGGCATCGTCGGATCGTCCGGCTCGGGCAAAAGCACCTTCGCCAAGCTGGTGCAGCGGCTCTACGTTCCGCAAAGCGGCCGCGTGCTGGTCGACGGAATGGATCTGATGACGACCGACCCGGCCGGGCTCCGTCGGCAGATCGGAATCGTGCTCCAGGACAACATGCTGTTCAACCGTTCGGTACGCGACAACATCGCGCTGGCCGATCCAAGCCTGCCGATGGCCCGCATCATCGACGCGGCAAAGCTGGCGGGCGCGCATGATTTCATTCTGGAGCTCCCCGAGGGCTACGATACGGTGGTCGGCGAGCGCGGCTCGACGCTCTCGGGCGGGCAGCGCCAGCGCATCGCGATTGCCCGCGCGCTGGTAGGCGATCCCCGGATCCTGATCTTCGACGAAGCCACCAGCGCGCTCGACTACGAAAGCGAGCGGATCATCCATGACAACATGAAGGAGATCGCGAAGGGCCGCACTGTCCTGATCATCGCGCACCGTCTCTCCACCGTCCGCGGCGCCGATCGCATCTTCACCCTGGAACGCGGCCGTCTGGTCGAGGACGGCACGCATGATGCGCTGATCAAGACCGGCGGCCGCTATGCCGCCCTGCATCGTCTCCAGGGAGGCATTTATGAGGTCGGCTAG
- a CDS encoding efflux RND transporter permease subunit: MLRRLIAFALSQRLFVMLGVVLLVAAGVVLLPGLPIDAFPDVSPVQVKIIMKAAGLTPEEVEQRITVPIELELLGLPKKRVLRSTTKYALADITVDFEDGTDIYWARNQVSERLSSISRDFPDGVSGGLAPITSPLGEMFMFTIDSPELSLAERRGLLDWVIRPALRTVAGVADVNALGGYVRAFEIVPRSDALAARGISYDLFRRAIEANSRNDGAGRVNQGEDSTLVRVEGSIRSTEDIKAIVVDAREGVPILVKDVANVRVGTLTRYGAVTSDGHGETVEGLVLGLRGANAGQLVRDVRARLAELQPSLPKSVSINVFYDRSRLVNRAVGTVIRALGEATVLVIVLLLLFLGNWRASLVIALSLPLAILMALIVMRVVGMSANLMSLGGLAIAIGMLIDALVVVVENIVGNLGKHEPSKATPLIHLVYRSVCEVLEPVASGVLIIMIVFVPLLTLQGLEGKLFIPVALAIIFALASSLLLALTVIPVATSYLLKSASHRDPLLIRAAQRIYAPALDWALDNERKVIAAALIGLLAAGFGYSKLGKTFMPTMDEGDIIVSVETLPSVNLDESLAINARLQTALLAVPDIAGIVARTGSDELGLDPMGPNQTDTFLVLKPAAERQTDSRETLLQKLREVLNGFPGISLSFTQPIDMRVQEMISGVRGDVAVKIFGPDIGRLNEIAAKLSGILSGIDGAEDVYTTLNEGAEYYTVAVNRMETGRLGLTVDSIANSLRTQIEGRTIGTALEGGRRTPILIRGSKSTRETPTLLASLPMTLASGQHVALSQVARIQRVDGPVKIDREDGSRMSVVRANVRGRDMVGFVEAARQKAAELPLPEGYRLTWGGQFENQQRAAARLSVVVPVAIGLIFLLLFTTFGAIRQALLVLVNIPFALIGGVFALVLTGEYLSVPASVGFIALLGIAVLNGVVLVSHFNQLRARGLSEDRIVVEGAMRRLRPVLMTASITAFGLIPLLFASGPGSEVQRPLAVVVIGGLLSSTLLTLILLPILYRRYGGTPKVT; the protein is encoded by the coding sequence ATGCTCCGGCGACTGATCGCGTTCGCGCTTTCCCAGCGATTGTTCGTTATGCTGGGGGTGGTGCTGTTGGTCGCCGCCGGCGTCGTCCTCCTGCCCGGCCTGCCGATCGACGCGTTTCCCGACGTCTCCCCGGTCCAGGTGAAGATCATCATGAAGGCGGCGGGCCTCACCCCCGAAGAGGTCGAGCAGCGCATCACGGTCCCTATCGAGCTTGAACTGCTTGGATTGCCTAAGAAGAGAGTCCTTCGTTCAACCACAAAGTATGCATTGGCTGATATCACCGTCGATTTCGAAGACGGCACTGACATCTACTGGGCGCGCAACCAGGTGTCGGAACGACTATCGAGCATCTCGCGTGATTTCCCTGACGGGGTGAGCGGCGGTCTTGCGCCGATCACGAGTCCCCTGGGCGAAATGTTCATGTTCACGATCGATAGTCCCGAACTCTCGCTCGCCGAACGCCGGGGCCTGCTCGATTGGGTGATCCGTCCCGCCCTGCGTACTGTCGCCGGTGTTGCCGACGTCAATGCGCTCGGCGGTTATGTGCGCGCCTTCGAGATCGTGCCGCGCAGCGATGCACTTGCCGCCCGCGGCATATCGTATGACCTGTTCCGTCGGGCGATCGAAGCCAACAGTCGCAACGATGGCGCCGGACGGGTGAACCAGGGCGAGGACAGCACCTTGGTTCGGGTTGAAGGCAGCATCCGGTCGACAGAGGATATCAAGGCCATAGTCGTTGACGCGCGCGAGGGAGTGCCGATCCTGGTCAAGGACGTCGCGAACGTCCGGGTCGGGACGCTGACCCGCTATGGCGCAGTTACGTCGGACGGGCACGGCGAAACCGTCGAGGGGCTGGTCCTCGGCTTGCGCGGCGCCAATGCGGGGCAGCTCGTCCGAGACGTACGTGCCCGACTTGCCGAGCTGCAGCCCTCGCTGCCGAAGAGCGTTTCGATCAACGTGTTTTATGACCGCAGCCGCTTGGTCAACCGCGCGGTGGGCACGGTGATTCGGGCGCTCGGCGAGGCCACCGTCCTCGTCATCGTTCTTCTGCTGCTTTTCCTCGGCAACTGGCGCGCCTCGCTGGTGATCGCTCTCAGCCTGCCGCTGGCCATTCTCATGGCGCTCATCGTCATGCGCGTCGTGGGAATGTCGGCCAACCTGATGAGCCTGGGTGGACTTGCGATCGCGATCGGCATGTTGATCGACGCGCTGGTTGTCGTTGTCGAGAACATCGTCGGCAACCTCGGCAAGCACGAACCGAGCAAGGCGACTCCGCTGATCCACCTGGTGTACCGGTCGGTTTGCGAAGTCCTGGAACCCGTCGCCTCGGGCGTCCTCATCATCATGATCGTGTTCGTACCACTGCTGACCCTGCAGGGATTGGAAGGGAAGCTATTCATCCCAGTCGCACTGGCAATCATTTTCGCGCTCGCCAGCTCATTGCTGCTGGCGCTGACCGTGATCCCGGTCGCAACCTCCTATCTGCTGAAGTCCGCGTCACATCGCGATCCCCTGCTGATTCGTGCGGCACAGCGGATCTACGCACCGGCGCTGGACTGGGCCTTGGACAACGAGCGCAAGGTGATTGCTGCAGCGCTGATCGGCCTGCTCGCTGCGGGCTTCGGTTATTCAAAGCTCGGCAAGACCTTCATGCCGACGATGGACGAAGGCGACATCATCGTCAGTGTAGAGACGCTTCCTTCCGTCAACCTCGACGAGTCATTGGCTATAAATGCAAGGCTCCAGACCGCACTTCTGGCCGTACCGGATATTGCCGGTATCGTCGCACGGACCGGGTCGGACGAGCTCGGCCTCGATCCCATGGGCCCCAACCAGACCGACACGTTCCTCGTGCTCAAGCCGGCCGCCGAGAGACAGACCGACAGTCGCGAGACCCTGCTGCAGAAGCTTCGTGAGGTTCTGAACGGCTTTCCCGGTATCTCGCTCAGCTTCACCCAACCGATCGACATGCGCGTGCAGGAGATGATCAGCGGCGTGCGCGGCGACGTCGCAGTGAAGATCTTCGGCCCCGACATCGGCAGACTGAACGAAATCGCGGCAAAGCTGTCGGGCATCCTGTCCGGCATAGACGGTGCCGAGGACGTCTACACCACGCTCAACGAAGGCGCTGAATATTACACGGTGGCCGTCAATCGAATGGAGACCGGTCGCCTCGGCCTGACGGTGGACTCCATAGCGAACTCACTCCGCACGCAAATCGAGGGCCGAACGATCGGGACCGCGCTTGAGGGGGGACGCCGCACGCCGATCCTCATCCGCGGGAGCAAGTCGACCAGGGAGACGCCGACGCTGTTGGCGAGCCTGCCAATGACGCTCGCTTCCGGACAGCATGTGGCGCTGTCGCAGGTCGCCCGAATCCAACGAGTGGACGGCCCCGTGAAAATCGACCGCGAAGACGGCTCGCGGATGAGCGTGGTCCGCGCCAACGTCCGGGGCCGCGACATGGTGGGCTTCGTCGAAGCGGCGCGCCAGAAAGCCGCCGAACTCCCGCTCCCGGAAGGCTACCGGCTGACCTGGGGCGGGCAATTCGAGAACCAGCAACGTGCCGCCGCACGTCTGTCCGTCGTGGTGCCGGTTGCGATCGGTCTGATCTTCCTGCTGCTCTTCACCACATTCGGCGCCATACGACAGGCCTTGCTGGTCCTCGTCAACATTCCCTTTGCCCTGATCGGGGGCGTCTTCGCACTGGTTCTGACGGGCGAATATCTTTCAGTGCCAGCCTCCGTCGGCTTCATCGCGCTGCTCGGCATCGCCGTTCTTAATGGCGTTGTCTTGGTCTCTCATTTCAATCAGCTGCGGGCCCGCGGCCTGAGCGAGGATCGTATCGTCGTCGAAGGCGCCATGCGCAGGCTTCGGCCAGTGCTGATGACCGCGAGCATTACGGCGTTCGGCTTGATCCCGCTGCTGTTTGCCTCCGGTCCAGGATCCGAAGTCCAGCGACCGCTCGCCGTTGTCGTGATCGGAGGGCTCCTGTCGTCCACCCTGCTCACTCTGATTCTCTTGCCGATCCTGTATCGCCGCTATGGCGGGACGCCGAAGGTGACCTGA
- a CDS encoding ABC-F family ATP-binding cassette domain-containing protein, whose amino-acid sequence MLSISDLSIRLAGRLLIDQSSVQITPGSRVGMVGRNGTGKSTLFKVIRGELAAEHGTVTLPPRWRVGSLAQEAPNGPESLISVVLKADLERDALLTEAGSATDPHRIAEIQTRLVDIDAHSAPSRAAAILSGLGFSATDQLRPCAEFSGGWRMRVALAATLFAAPDLLLLDEPTNYLDLEGTLWLEDHLAHYPRTVIVISHDRDLLESSVDQILHLERGKLTLYKGSYSSFEEQRAMREMLDAKAVKRQEAERARLQAFVDRFKAKASKARQAQSRVKMLERLKPITALVTQDVREISFPAPEKILSPPIIAADNVVVGYDPNAPVLNRVTLRVDNDDRIALLGSNGNGKSTLVKLLAGRLAPFSGKVTRADKLSIAYFAQHQLDELNEDASTYDHVRKLMGEAPEAKVRARAGAIGFSGKAADTKVGKLSGGEKARLLLGLATFFGPNMIILDEPTNHLDIDSRAALAEAINEFPGAVIMVSHDRYLIESCADQLWIVADRTVTNYDGDLDEYRRLVLSARNGEPAPRERSAASEKPQRPRSDNRGSLKKRIAEAETEIARVSEIITKIDTALALPDIFTRDPKQAAQLSKARANAADALARAEEQWLEASTQFDEAAG is encoded by the coding sequence ATGCTCTCCATCAGCGACCTCTCCATCCGCCTCGCCGGACGCCTTCTGATTGACCAGAGTTCCGTGCAGATCACGCCCGGATCCCGCGTGGGCATGGTCGGTCGCAATGGCACCGGCAAATCGACCCTGTTCAAGGTGATCCGCGGCGAGCTCGCGGCCGAGCACGGCACGGTGACCCTGCCGCCCCGTTGGCGCGTCGGCAGCCTCGCGCAGGAAGCGCCGAACGGCCCCGAGAGCCTGATCTCGGTCGTGCTCAAGGCCGACCTCGAACGCGACGCGCTGCTCACCGAGGCCGGGAGCGCGACCGATCCACACCGGATCGCCGAGATCCAGACCCGGCTGGTCGACATCGACGCCCATTCGGCGCCGAGCCGCGCCGCCGCGATCCTCTCCGGCCTCGGCTTCTCGGCCACCGACCAGCTCCGCCCCTGCGCCGAATTCTCCGGCGGCTGGCGCATGCGTGTCGCGCTCGCCGCGACGCTGTTCGCCGCTCCCGACCTGTTGCTGCTCGACGAGCCCACCAACTATCTCGACCTCGAAGGCACGCTGTGGCTGGAGGATCACCTCGCGCATTATCCGCGCACCGTGATCGTGATCAGCCATGACCGCGACCTGCTGGAAAGCTCCGTCGACCAGATCCTGCATCTGGAGCGCGGCAAGCTCACGCTTTACAAGGGCAGCTACTCCTCCTTCGAGGAGCAGCGCGCCATGCGCGAGATGCTCGATGCCAAAGCGGTCAAGCGCCAGGAAGCCGAACGCGCCCGCCTGCAGGCCTTCGTCGACCGCTTTAAGGCCAAGGCCTCGAAAGCCCGCCAGGCGCAGTCCCGTGTGAAAATGCTGGAGCGGCTGAAGCCGATCACGGCGCTGGTCACCCAGGATGTGCGCGAGATCAGCTTTCCCGCGCCCGAGAAGATCCTGTCGCCGCCGATCATCGCCGCCGACAACGTCGTGGTCGGCTACGATCCGAACGCGCCCGTGCTGAACCGCGTCACCTTGCGCGTCGACAATGACGACCGCATCGCGCTGCTTGGTTCCAACGGCAACGGCAAGTCGACCCTTGTGAAACTGCTCGCCGGCCGCCTCGCGCCGTTCTCGGGCAAGGTGACCCGCGCCGACAAGCTCTCGATTGCCTATTTCGCGCAGCACCAGCTCGACGAACTGAACGAGGATGCCTCGACCTACGACCACGTCCGCAAGCTGATGGGCGAGGCGCCCGAAGCGAAAGTACGCGCCCGCGCCGGCGCCATCGGCTTTTCCGGCAAGGCGGCCGACACCAAGGTCGGAAAATTGTCCGGCGGCGAGAAGGCGCGGCTCCTGCTGGGACTGGCGACTTTCTTCGGCCCCAACATGATCATCCTGGACGAGCCGACCAACCATCTCGACATCGACAGCCGCGCCGCGCTTGCGGAAGCCATCAACGAATTCCCCGGCGCCGTCATCATGGTTTCGCATGATCGCTATCTGATCGAGTCCTGCGCCGATCAACTCTGGATCGTCGCCGACCGCACCGTGACCAATTACGACGGCGATCTCGACGAATATCGCCGCCTGGTGCTGTCCGCGCGCAATGGCGAGCCCGCCCCGCGCGAGCGCAGCGCGGCGAGCGAGAAGCCGCAGCGTCCGAGATCGGACAATCGCGGCTCGCTGAAAAAACGCATCGCGGAAGCCGAAACCGAGATCGCCCGCGTCAGCGAGATCATCACCAAGATCGACACTGCGCTCGCCCTGCCCGACATCTTCACCCGCGATCCCAAGCAGGCCGCGCAACTATCGAAAGCCCGCGCCAATGCGGCCGACGCGCTGGCGCGCGCCGAGGAGCAGTGGCTCGAGGCAAGCACGCAATTCGACGAGGCGGCGGGTTGA
- a CDS encoding TerC family protein, which translates to MNWLWQIFDPATIGAFFTQFRVEMAEPTFWVAVGKIIWINILLSGDNALVIALACRGLKPRHRLWGMILGAGAAVLLRIIFTGIVASLMELPYLKLVGGLALIVIAAKLLVPEQEDEDGVESASHLWQAVQIVVVADIVMSLDNVIAVAAAANGSAPLLVLGLAISVPLIVAGAALIMALLARLPVLVWAGAALLGWIAGEVIATDPGIAPRLHTLFDGPFGASLDNMLGALRIPPQFAHGGGGGEYLCAALGVVVVLAVGYIWRRRSMSAAALESSERHAKASAE; encoded by the coding sequence GTGAACTGGCTCTGGCAGATCTTCGATCCCGCTACGATCGGGGCATTCTTCACCCAGTTCCGCGTTGAGATGGCCGAACCGACTTTCTGGGTCGCGGTCGGCAAGATCATCTGGATCAACATCCTCTTGTCCGGCGACAATGCGCTGGTGATTGCGCTCGCCTGCCGCGGCCTCAAGCCGCGGCATCGGCTGTGGGGCATGATCCTGGGTGCCGGCGCCGCGGTGCTGCTGCGGATCATCTTCACGGGCATCGTCGCGAGCCTGATGGAGCTGCCGTACCTCAAGCTGGTCGGCGGTCTTGCGCTGATCGTGATTGCGGCAAAGCTGCTGGTGCCGGAACAGGAGGACGAGGACGGCGTCGAGTCGGCCTCGCATCTGTGGCAGGCCGTGCAGATCGTCGTCGTCGCCGACATCGTCATGAGCCTGGACAACGTCATTGCGGTGGCCGCGGCCGCCAATGGCAGCGCGCCCTTGCTGGTGCTCGGTCTTGCCATCAGCGTGCCCTTGATCGTCGCCGGCGCGGCGCTGATCATGGCGCTGCTCGCAAGGCTGCCGGTGCTGGTGTGGGCCGGCGCGGCGCTGCTCGGCTGGATCGCGGGCGAAGTGATCGCGACCGATCCCGGCATCGCGCCGAGGCTGCACACGCTGTTCGACGGTCCGTTCGGCGCCTCGCTGGACAACATGCTCGGCGCCTTGCGCATCCCACCGCAATTCGCGCATGGCGGCGGAGGCGGCGAATATCTCTGCGCAGCTCTCGGCGTCGTCGTCGTGCTGGCCGTCGGCTACATCTGGCGCCGGCGGAGCATGAGCGCGGCCGCGCTGGAGTCGTCCGAACGCCACGCCAAGGCCTCGGCGGAATAG
- a CDS encoding HlyD family type I secretion periplasmic adaptor subunit, with the protein MRSASTVPAARPEQTVIPFRNGKGRRADEVAFLPAALEITETPPSPIGRAIALALMLLVCAALAWSAWGTIDIVASATGKVVSSGRSKVVQPFETGVVRAIHVQDGQPVKSGDLLIELDPTVNAAERDRLHDDLMAERLNVARLRAALTGGEEMSVDLVVPEDADPMLVATQRQLLANQLSENRAKLAALARQEAQKEAEHQTIAATIHKLDALLPVTQQRVEIRKTLMEKEIGSKLTYYETLQLQIEQQEELRVQSSRLKEAEAAVAAIRETRIQALAEYRKSLSDELAKSEQKANGVARDLIKAQQRTRLQQLTSPVDGVVQQLAVHTVGGVVTPAQSLLVIVPTDTRLEIEAMISNRDIGFVEAGQGAAIKIDTFNFTRYGLLAGRVVSVSQDAIVRDRPQERGSDRAPGTQRDSSEPSGQELSYSARISLDRSQMQVDDRLVNLSPGMAVTVEIRTGSRTILSYLLSPLQRYRHEIMRER; encoded by the coding sequence ATGAGGTCGGCTAGCACTGTGCCGGCCGCTCGGCCGGAGCAGACCGTGATCCCGTTCCGGAATGGAAAGGGCCGCCGCGCCGATGAAGTCGCCTTCCTGCCGGCGGCGCTGGAAATCACGGAAACACCGCCATCGCCGATCGGCCGCGCCATCGCCCTGGCGCTGATGCTGCTTGTCTGCGCGGCGCTGGCCTGGTCGGCCTGGGGCACGATCGACATCGTGGCCTCCGCAACCGGCAAGGTCGTGTCGAGCGGGCGAAGCAAGGTGGTCCAGCCGTTCGAGACCGGGGTGGTGCGCGCCATTCACGTGCAGGACGGGCAACCGGTCAAATCTGGCGACCTGCTGATCGAGCTTGATCCGACCGTGAACGCCGCAGAGCGCGATCGTCTGCACGACGATCTCATGGCCGAGCGGCTCAACGTTGCGCGCCTCCGCGCCGCATTGACGGGCGGCGAAGAGATGTCCGTCGATCTCGTCGTACCAGAGGACGCCGATCCCATGCTGGTCGCGACGCAACGGCAGCTCCTCGCCAATCAGCTCAGCGAGAACAGGGCCAAGCTCGCGGCGCTGGCACGTCAGGAAGCGCAGAAAGAGGCCGAACATCAGACCATTGCGGCGACGATTCACAAGCTTGATGCGTTGCTGCCGGTCACCCAGCAGCGTGTCGAGATCCGCAAGACGCTGATGGAGAAGGAGATCGGCTCGAAGCTGACCTACTATGAGACCCTCCAGCTCCAGATCGAGCAGCAGGAGGAGCTTCGCGTCCAGAGCAGCCGCTTGAAGGAGGCCGAGGCGGCCGTCGCAGCGATCCGGGAGACCCGCATCCAGGCCCTGGCCGAGTACAGGAAAAGTCTCTCCGACGAGCTTGCCAAAAGCGAACAGAAGGCCAATGGCGTCGCACGCGATCTGATCAAGGCGCAGCAGAGGACGAGGCTTCAGCAACTGACGTCCCCGGTCGACGGCGTCGTGCAGCAGCTCGCGGTCCACACCGTAGGCGGCGTGGTCACGCCCGCACAGTCGCTGCTGGTGATCGTGCCGACCGATACGCGGCTCGAGATCGAGGCGATGATCTCCAATCGTGACATCGGATTTGTCGAGGCCGGGCAGGGCGCCGCCATCAAGATCGATACCTTCAATTTCACCCGTTACGGGCTTCTCGCAGGCCGGGTCGTGAGCGTCTCGCAGGACGCCATCGTCCGCGATCGGCCCCAGGAGCGCGGGAGCGACCGTGCGCCCGGGACGCAACGCGACAGCAGCGAGCCCAGCGGGCAGGAGTTGAGCTACAGCGCCCGCATCTCGCTCGATCGCAGCCAAATGCAGGTGGACGACCGCCTCGTCAATCTCTCCCCGGGGATGGCGGTGACCGTCGAGATCAGGACCGGTTCGCGTACCATCCTGAGCTATCTGCTATCGCCGCTGCAGCGCTACCGGCACGAGATCATGCGGGAGCGCTAG
- a CDS encoding DUF3240 family protein, with product MIDQPVCLTLVLSRQLCDEVFDYLTEQTDLVSGFTALHGAGHGAEVRLHTAAERVKGNADQAIVQIIMARSDAGRLLDRLRVPFAGAKIVYWTTPVTEFGAID from the coding sequence ATGATCGACCAACCGGTCTGCCTCACGCTGGTCTTGTCTCGCCAACTCTGCGACGAGGTGTTCGACTATCTTACCGAGCAGACCGATCTTGTTTCGGGGTTCACCGCATTGCACGGGGCTGGTCACGGCGCCGAAGTCCGATTGCACACGGCGGCCGAACGCGTGAAGGGCAACGCCGATCAGGCCATCGTGCAGATCATCATGGCGAGGAGCGATGCTGGCCGCTTGCTCGACCGACTGCGAGTTCCGTTCGCCGGAGCCAAGATCGTCTACTGGACGACGCCCGTGACGGAGTTCGGCGCGATCGACTGA